The following coding sequences are from one Egicoccus sp. AB-alg6-2 window:
- the cutA gene encoding aerobic carbon-monoxide dehydrogenase large subunit — MTTRQFGAAVARVEDPRLLRGEGRYLDDLGHDALAVAVLRSPHAHARILDIDVTDAVTVDGLVAIYTYEDLPPRLQQSMPLLIPHPSLTAPVTQKVLADGVVNHVGEAIAMVVASDRYVAEDVLDRIRVDYEILPVVVDLEAAVADGVDVHESVPGNVAAELTQTIGDVDAALARAPRRLSLRLDIERSASTPLEGRGVHARWDADDRRLRVHTSTQAPTSVRAAIATFLELDFAQVDVVVPDVGGGFGVKIMHPWPEEILVPWAARLLDREVKFTEDRHEHFVSANHERGQVQWVEVGFDDEGRILGLDVRFLHDHGAYIPYGLIVPIITSTQLLGPYRIEHYRVEFRSVYTNKTPVTPYRGAGRPQGCFLMERTVDAIAAELGLDRTRVRERNFIQPDEMPYAFGLTFQDGRDYTYDSGDFPASLAKLKELVDWDGFAQRKADAAAEGRLLGIGLACYVEGTGVGPYEGGHVLVEPNGTVQVATGLGTQGQGHQTAFAQIVADELGVPLDQVKVVTGDTRRFPYAVGTFASRAAVMSGNAVHLAAKKVREKALQLASDALEVDVEDLELADGRAQVKGSPDTSLPLSMLATLSNPLRYAFDEHAKAATQFAGPNDPTRPPVAEGQAPGLEGTDYYSPVRSTFANGMHAVEVEVDPDTSDIAIRRYAVVHDCGNLVNPMIVRGQVLGGVAQGVGGALYEKMAYDEHGQLLNASFMDFLMPYATEVPAVDIDHLETPSPLNPLGIKGAGEAGVIPGSAAIAAAIEDATGVTVRAMPISPSQLHELRLAAGGDS; from the coding sequence GTGACCACGCGCCAGTTCGGTGCCGCGGTCGCCCGGGTGGAGGACCCCCGGCTGCTCCGCGGCGAGGGCCGCTACCTCGACGACCTCGGCCACGACGCCCTGGCGGTCGCCGTGCTGCGCAGCCCCCACGCGCACGCCCGCATCCTCGACATCGACGTCACCGACGCCGTCACCGTCGACGGGCTCGTCGCGATCTACACCTACGAGGACCTGCCGCCGCGGCTGCAGCAGTCCATGCCGTTGCTGATCCCGCATCCGTCGCTGACCGCGCCGGTGACGCAGAAGGTGCTCGCCGACGGCGTGGTGAACCACGTCGGCGAGGCGATCGCGATGGTGGTGGCCAGCGACCGCTATGTCGCCGAGGACGTGCTCGACCGGATCCGGGTCGACTACGAGATCCTTCCGGTCGTCGTCGACCTCGAGGCCGCCGTGGCCGACGGCGTGGACGTCCACGAGAGCGTCCCGGGCAACGTCGCGGCTGAACTGACCCAGACCATCGGCGACGTCGACGCCGCCCTCGCCCGCGCCCCCCGCCGGCTGTCGCTGCGCCTCGACATCGAGCGTTCCGCCTCGACGCCGCTGGAGGGCCGCGGTGTCCATGCCCGTTGGGACGCCGACGACCGTCGCCTGCGCGTTCACACCTCGACCCAGGCGCCGACGAGCGTGCGGGCCGCCATCGCGACCTTCCTCGAACTCGACTTCGCCCAGGTCGACGTTGTCGTGCCGGACGTCGGCGGCGGCTTCGGCGTCAAGATCATGCACCCCTGGCCCGAGGAGATCCTCGTGCCCTGGGCGGCGCGGCTGCTCGACCGCGAGGTCAAGTTCACCGAGGACCGGCACGAGCACTTCGTGTCCGCCAACCACGAGCGCGGCCAGGTCCAGTGGGTCGAGGTGGGCTTCGACGACGAGGGGCGGATCCTCGGGCTCGACGTCCGCTTCCTCCACGACCACGGCGCCTACATCCCCTACGGGCTGATCGTCCCGATCATCACCTCGACCCAGCTGCTCGGCCCGTACCGGATCGAGCACTACCGCGTCGAGTTCCGCAGCGTCTACACCAACAAGACCCCCGTCACACCCTATCGCGGCGCCGGCCGCCCCCAGGGTTGCTTCCTGATGGAGCGCACCGTCGACGCGATCGCGGCGGAGCTCGGCCTCGACCGCACGCGGGTGCGGGAACGAAACTTCATTCAGCCCGACGAGATGCCCTACGCCTTCGGCCTGACCTTCCAGGACGGCCGCGACTACACCTACGACTCCGGTGACTTCCCGGCGTCGCTGGCGAAGCTGAAGGAGCTGGTCGACTGGGACGGCTTCGCCCAGCGCAAGGCCGACGCGGCGGCCGAGGGCCGACTGCTCGGCATCGGACTCGCCTGCTACGTCGAGGGCACCGGCGTCGGTCCCTACGAGGGCGGCCACGTGCTCGTCGAACCGAACGGCACGGTCCAGGTCGCGACCGGCCTGGGCACCCAGGGGCAGGGCCATCAGACCGCCTTCGCCCAGATCGTGGCCGACGAACTCGGCGTCCCGCTCGACCAGGTGAAGGTCGTCACCGGCGACACCCGCCGCTTCCCCTATGCCGTCGGCACCTTCGCCTCACGTGCCGCGGTGATGTCGGGCAACGCCGTCCACCTCGCCGCGAAGAAGGTGCGCGAGAAGGCGCTGCAGCTCGCCTCCGACGCGTTGGAGGTCGACGTCGAGGACCTCGAGCTCGCCGACGGGCGCGCCCAGGTGAAGGGCAGTCCCGACACCTCCCTGCCGCTGTCGATGCTGGCCACCCTGTCGAACCCGCTGCGCTACGCCTTCGACGAACACGCCAAGGCGGCGACGCAGTTCGCCGGGCCAAACGACCCGACCAGGCCACCGGTCGCCGAGGGGCAGGCACCGGGCCTCGAGGGCACCGACTACTACTCTCCGGTGCGCTCCACCTTCGCCAACGGCATGCACGCCGTCGAGGTGGAGGTCGACCCCGACACCTCCGACATCGCCATCCGCCGCTACGCCGTCGTCCACGACTGCGGCAACCTCGTCAACCCGATGATCGTGCGCGGCCAGGTCCTCGGCGGCGTCGCGCAGGGCGTCGGCGGCGCGCTCTACGAGAAGATGGCCTACGACGAGCACGGCCAGCTGCTCAACGCCTCGTTCATGGACTTCTTGATGCCGTACGCCACCGAGGTGCCGGCCGTCGACATCGACCACCTCGAGACGCCCTCCCCGCTCAACCCGTTGGGCATCAAGGGTGCCGGAGAGGCCGGCGTCATCCCCGGCTCGGCGGCCATCGCCGCCGCCATCGAGGACGCCACCGGCGTCACCGTCCGCGCCATGCCGATCTCGCCGTCGCAGCTGCACGAGCTGCGACTGGCCGCAGGAGGTGACTCGTGA
- a CDS encoding DUF1116 domain-containing protein, with product MSNDQPLAGLLAGQPRIVTAGVELFDTTLRAQGVDPVVVDWRPPAGDVAAELATVAADPRIADANATALERITSAEPRWVGITTAREAVGIDTGQFLHAGPPITWDRASGPLRGALIGAMLYEGMAQTPDEAVAIAERGGIELAPCHSRQAVGPMAGVVSPSMPMFVIENAAFGNQAYCSLNEGLGKVLRYGAYGPEVITRLRWMHDVLGPAMAAAVERLESLDIRALMVQALQMGDELHNRNRAASSLFVREVVPPLLEAGIDPGDLADVVRFINGNEHFFLNLGMPAGKAAVDPARDLPGCSVVVAMARNGTDFGIQVSGTGDRWFTAPAQVPDGLFLGDYGPDDANPDIGDSTITETSGVGGFAMAAAPAIVRFVGGAVGDALTATQTMYDIALGEHPHFQIPILEFRGTPVGIDVTRVVRTGIVPAVNTGIAGREAGTGQVGAGLVEPPMAVFVEAVRALAAAG from the coding sequence GTGAGCAACGACCAACCGCTCGCCGGCCTGCTGGCCGGCCAGCCACGCATCGTCACCGCCGGCGTCGAGTTGTTCGACACCACGCTGCGGGCGCAGGGAGTGGATCCGGTGGTCGTCGACTGGCGACCGCCGGCCGGCGACGTCGCCGCCGAGCTGGCCACCGTCGCGGCCGACCCCCGGATCGCGGACGCCAACGCCACCGCGCTGGAACGCATCACGTCCGCCGAACCACGTTGGGTCGGCATCACGACCGCCCGCGAGGCGGTGGGCATCGACACCGGCCAGTTCCTGCACGCCGGTCCGCCGATCACCTGGGACCGCGCCAGCGGACCGCTGCGCGGGGCGTTGATCGGGGCGATGCTCTACGAGGGGATGGCCCAGACGCCCGACGAGGCCGTCGCCATCGCCGAGCGGGGCGGCATCGAGCTCGCGCCGTGCCACTCGCGCCAGGCGGTCGGGCCGATGGCGGGCGTGGTGAGCCCGTCCATGCCGATGTTCGTGATCGAGAACGCCGCCTTCGGCAACCAGGCGTACTGCAGCCTCAACGAGGGCCTGGGCAAGGTGCTGCGCTACGGCGCCTACGGCCCCGAGGTGATCACCCGCCTGCGGTGGATGCACGACGTGCTCGGACCGGCGATGGCCGCGGCCGTGGAACGTCTCGAGTCGCTCGACATCCGGGCGTTGATGGTGCAGGCGCTGCAGATGGGCGACGAGCTGCACAACCGCAACCGGGCCGCCTCGTCGCTGTTCGTGCGCGAGGTCGTCCCGCCCCTGCTCGAAGCCGGCATCGACCCGGGCGACCTCGCCGACGTGGTCCGCTTCATCAACGGCAACGAGCACTTCTTCCTCAACCTCGGGATGCCGGCCGGCAAGGCGGCGGTCGACCCGGCCCGCGACCTCCCCGGTTGCAGCGTCGTGGTCGCGATGGCCCGCAACGGCACCGACTTCGGCATCCAGGTGTCGGGAACGGGCGACCGGTGGTTCACGGCGCCCGCCCAGGTCCCGGACGGCCTGTTCCTGGGCGACTACGGCCCCGACGACGCCAACCCCGACATCGGCGACTCCACCATCACCGAGACCTCCGGCGTCGGCGGCTTCGCCATGGCGGCCGCACCCGCGATCGTGCGGTTCGTCGGCGGCGCGGTCGGCGACGCGCTGACGGCGACGCAGACCATGTACGACATCGCCCTCGGTGAGCACCCGCACTTCCAGATCCCGATCCTGGAGTTCCGCGGCACCCCGGTCGGCATCGACGTCACGCGGGTCGTTCGCACCGGCATCGTGCCCGCCGTCAACACCGGCATCGCGGGGCGCGAAGCCGGCACGGGCCAGGTCGGGGCGGGCCTGGTCGAGCCACCGATGGCGGTGTTCGTCGAGGCCGTCCGGGCGCTGGCCGCGGCCGGCTGA
- a CDS encoding amidase has protein sequence MTAPLGTAGEIRARVEAGETSVVEVVQGHLDAIAAREDDLHAWAHLDPEAALVQARALDAMPADERGPLHGVPVGVKDIVDTADQPTAHGSPIYAGRRPDADAVAVARLRAAGAVVIGKTVTTEFALFQPGPTRNPHDQTRTPGGSSSGSAAAVAAGTVPLAIGTQTAGSVVRPASFCGVVGAKPTFGALPLDGVKLCSPSLDTVGLLGNDVDDVALGLGVMADDHERFRPVEPGPRPRIGFVRTPWWQAVERSARGRILGAVERLADDVEFVEVTLPGAFAGLVEAQQVVMGTEVLDALADEIDHHAARLSARLRAYLDDARQLVSDYDRAVALRERCLGQLGDVFADVDVLLAPSVLGEAPDAATTGDPMLCRPWTLLGLPTVAVPGLTGADGLPLGVQTVARAHDDGLALGAARLLASLLPA, from the coding sequence GTGACGGCGCCGCTGGGAACCGCCGGGGAGATCCGCGCCCGCGTCGAGGCCGGCGAGACGTCGGTCGTCGAGGTCGTGCAAGGCCACCTCGACGCCATCGCGGCGCGCGAGGACGACCTGCACGCCTGGGCGCACCTCGATCCCGAAGCCGCACTCGTGCAGGCCCGGGCGCTCGACGCCATGCCGGCCGACGAGCGTGGCCCGCTGCACGGCGTGCCGGTCGGGGTCAAGGACATCGTCGACACGGCCGACCAACCGACCGCGCACGGCTCCCCGATCTACGCCGGCCGCCGGCCCGATGCCGACGCCGTCGCGGTCGCCAGGCTGCGCGCCGCCGGTGCCGTCGTCATCGGCAAGACGGTCACCACGGAGTTCGCCCTGTTCCAGCCCGGTCCGACGCGCAATCCCCACGACCAGACCCGCACGCCGGGCGGGTCCTCCAGCGGCTCGGCCGCGGCGGTCGCGGCCGGCACGGTGCCGCTGGCGATCGGAACCCAGACCGCCGGGTCGGTCGTGCGCCCGGCCTCGTTCTGTGGCGTCGTCGGCGCCAAACCGACCTTCGGCGCGTTGCCGCTCGACGGGGTCAAGCTGTGCTCGCCGAGTCTCGACACGGTGGGCCTCCTCGGCAACGACGTCGACGACGTCGCGCTGGGCCTGGGCGTGATGGCCGACGACCACGAGCGGTTCCGGCCCGTCGAACCCGGTCCGCGACCCCGCATCGGCTTCGTGCGCACGCCGTGGTGGCAGGCCGTCGAGCGCAGTGCCCGGGGGCGCATCCTCGGGGCCGTCGAACGTCTCGCCGACGACGTCGAGTTCGTCGAGGTCACCCTGCCCGGCGCCTTCGCCGGGCTGGTCGAGGCACAGCAGGTCGTGATGGGCACCGAGGTGCTCGACGCCCTCGCCGACGAGATCGACCACCACGCCGCCCGGCTGAGCGCCCGGCTGCGCGCCTACCTCGACGACGCCCGGCAGTTGGTCAGCGACTACGACCGGGCGGTCGCACTGCGGGAGCGGTGCCTGGGACAGCTCGGCGACGTCTTCGCCGACGTCGACGTGCTGCTGGCCCCGAGCGTGCTCGGTGAGGCGCCCGACGCCGCGACGACCGGGGACCCGATGCTGTGCCGCCCCTGGACGCTGCTCGGTCTGCCGACCGTCGCGGTCCCGGGGCTGACCGGGGCGGACGGGCTGCCGCTGGGCGTCCAGACCGTCGCCCGCGCGCACGACGACGGCCTGGCCCTGGGGGCGGCACGTCTGCTCGCGTCCCTGTTGCCGGCATGA
- a CDS encoding (2Fe-2S)-binding protein produces the protein MTEPHHEVTVTVNGALHRATVPARRLLSDFLRHDLRLTGTHVGCEHGVCGACTVLLDGRNVRSCLVFAVAVDGAEVTTVEGLAADDGTLHPVQAAFRDCHGLQCGFCTPGMVMSACGFLAEHPDADHDDVREGMAGNLCRCTGYAGILAAVEQAAGAFRATGADPRQQHRPEVQP, from the coding sequence GTGACCGAGCCACACCACGAGGTCACGGTGACCGTCAACGGCGCGCTGCACCGTGCGACGGTGCCCGCCCGCCGGTTGTTGTCGGACTTCCTGCGTCACGATCTGCGGCTGACCGGGACCCACGTGGGTTGCGAACACGGGGTGTGCGGTGCCTGCACCGTGCTGCTCGACGGGCGCAACGTGCGGTCGTGCCTGGTCTTCGCCGTCGCCGTCGACGGCGCGGAGGTGACGACCGTCGAAGGGTTGGCCGCCGACGACGGCACCCTGCACCCGGTGCAGGCCGCGTTCCGCGACTGCCACGGGCTGCAGTGCGGCTTCTGCACGCCCGGCATGGTGATGTCGGCCTGTGGCTTCCTCGCCGAGCACCCCGACGCCGACCACGACGACGTCCGCGAGGGCATGGCGGGCAACCTGTGCCGCTGCACCGGTTACGCCGGCATCCTGGCCGCGGTCGAGCAGGCCGCCGGGGCCTTTCGCGCGACGGGCGCCGACCCACGCCAGCAGCACCGGCCGGAGGTGCAGCCGTGA
- a CDS encoding response regulator transcription factor — translation MTWRLVLADDDATLRRLLRLLFERDGRFEVVGEAEDGAEALELVADLRPDLLLLDLAMPRMDGLEVLTHLHDPSPRVVVLTGFAEPSLCEQVIGLGARACLQKGSDFASLTAQLAEIAAA, via the coding sequence ATGACGTGGCGCCTGGTGCTCGCCGACGACGACGCGACGCTGCGGCGGCTGCTGCGGCTGCTGTTCGAGCGCGACGGACGGTTCGAGGTGGTCGGTGAAGCCGAGGACGGAGCCGAGGCCCTGGAGCTGGTCGCGGACCTGCGTCCCGACCTGTTGCTGCTCGATCTCGCCATGCCGCGGATGGACGGCCTCGAGGTCCTCACCCACCTGCACGACCCCTCGCCCCGCGTCGTGGTCCTGACCGGTTTCGCCGAGCCGTCGCTCTGCGAGCAGGTGATCGGTCTGGGTGCCCGTGCCTGCCTGCAGAAGGGCAGCGACTTCGCGAGCCTGACGGCGCAACTGGCCGAGATCGCCGCCGCGTGA
- a CDS encoding hydantoinase/oxoprolinase family protein yields MSEHRETSGGVRIGIDTGGTFTDVVAVEHDTGRIITTKTPSTPADPSIGFLDGVRKVLDILGASGQDVTGVSHGTTVATNALLEDAVERVGLITTEGYRHILEIARQSVPDGYGNSYFWVKPDRIVPVDLVREVRGRLDHTGAEVRPLDVDGAVEVARWFRDRGIDTIGVCLLHAYADDRHERRLREVLAAEHPDAVVSLSSEVLREYREYERTVTTLVDASVKPKVTRYVRNIAARLDQATRGDEPVSGGLRGAEPPASVPFYVMKSNGGVISADEVVHQPITTVLSGPAAGALGAALVAGEAGYDKLLTCDGGGTSTDVSVVLGGEPTLTTEGSVGRFPSKIPMIDIVTVGAGGGSIAWISPEGTLKVGPRSAGADPGPICYGRGGTEPTVTDAHVFLGRIPPHLLGGEIGLDRDAARAGIETLAGELGLSPEDAARGILEISAWNQANAIRQVTVKRGLDVRDFTMAAFGGSGPLLICRLIDILGLPAVIVPRDPGNLSAFGLLTVDVKNDYVQTHVVRDDALDRDELAAVYRSLQARAADALDREGFDADEHRFVRTADLRYDGQAFEVRVPAPDGPIDEAFQRSVVDAFHDEHERLYGYAYRADSAASGGEHRHRHPVEWVNLRVTGIGPIPRPVLPRLPEGDGDATRARTGDRPVVFEGAAAGAQVYARERLLAGDVIVGPAIVEEFGSTVPIHPGFQARVDGLANLVVERDRSDR; encoded by the coding sequence GTGTCCGAACATCGCGAGACCAGCGGCGGCGTGCGCATCGGCATCGACACCGGTGGCACGTTCACCGACGTGGTCGCCGTGGAGCACGACACCGGCCGGATCATCACCACCAAGACCCCGTCGACCCCGGCCGACCCGTCGATCGGCTTCCTCGACGGCGTCCGCAAGGTCCTCGACATCCTCGGCGCGTCGGGGCAGGACGTCACCGGCGTCTCGCACGGCACCACGGTGGCGACCAACGCGCTGCTCGAGGACGCGGTCGAGCGGGTCGGGCTGATCACCACCGAGGGCTACCGCCACATCCTCGAGATCGCGCGGCAGTCGGTTCCCGACGGCTACGGCAACAGCTACTTCTGGGTCAAGCCGGACCGCATCGTGCCGGTCGACCTGGTCCGCGAGGTCCGCGGACGGCTCGACCACACCGGCGCCGAGGTGCGCCCCCTCGACGTCGACGGCGCCGTCGAGGTCGCCCGCTGGTTCCGCGACCGCGGGATCGACACCATCGGGGTGTGCCTGCTGCACGCCTACGCCGACGACCGGCACGAACGGCGTCTGCGCGAGGTCCTGGCCGCCGAGCACCCCGACGCCGTCGTGTCGCTGTCGAGCGAGGTGCTGCGCGAGTACCGCGAGTACGAGCGCACCGTCACGACGCTGGTCGACGCGTCGGTCAAGCCGAAGGTCACGCGCTACGTGCGCAACATCGCAGCCCGCCTGGACCAGGCCACCCGTGGTGACGAGCCGGTCTCGGGGGGTCTGCGGGGGGCGGAGCCCCCCGCATCCGTTCCGTTCTACGTCATGAAGTCCAACGGCGGCGTCATCAGTGCCGACGAGGTCGTCCACCAGCCGATCACCACGGTGCTGTCGGGGCCTGCGGCCGGCGCCCTCGGCGCCGCACTGGTGGCCGGCGAGGCCGGCTACGACAAGCTGCTCACGTGCGACGGCGGGGGCACCTCGACCGACGTGTCGGTCGTCCTCGGGGGCGAGCCGACGCTGACCACCGAGGGTTCCGTCGGCCGGTTCCCGTCCAAGATCCCCATGATCGACATCGTCACCGTCGGTGCGGGCGGTGGCTCGATCGCCTGGATCAGCCCCGAGGGCACCCTCAAGGTCGGTCCTCGCTCGGCCGGCGCCGACCCGGGTCCGATCTGTTACGGCCGCGGGGGCACGGAACCGACCGTCACCGACGCGCACGTGTTCCTCGGACGCATCCCGCCGCATCTGCTGGGCGGCGAGATCGGCCTCGACCGCGACGCGGCGCGTGCCGGCATCGAGACCCTGGCCGGCGAGCTCGGCCTGTCGCCCGAGGACGCCGCCCGCGGCATCCTCGAGATCTCGGCGTGGAACCAGGCCAATGCCATCCGCCAGGTCACCGTCAAGCGCGGGCTCGACGTGCGCGACTTCACCATGGCCGCCTTCGGGGGATCGGGGCCGCTGCTGATCTGCCGGCTCATCGACATCCTCGGCCTGCCGGCCGTGATCGTGCCCCGCGATCCCGGCAACCTGTCCGCCTTCGGGCTGCTGACCGTCGACGTCAAGAACGACTACGTCCAGACCCACGTGGTGCGCGACGACGCGCTCGACCGCGACGAACTGGCGGCGGTCTATCGCTCGTTGCAGGCGCGCGCCGCCGATGCACTCGACCGCGAGGGCTTCGACGCGGACGAGCACCGGTTCGTACGCACGGCCGATCTGCGCTACGACGGCCAGGCGTTCGAGGTGCGGGTCCCCGCGCCGGACGGGCCGATCGACGAGGCCTTCCAGCGCTCGGTGGTCGACGCGTTCCACGACGAGCACGAACGCCTCTACGGCTATGCCTATCGCGCCGATTCGGCCGCCAGCGGTGGGGAGCACCGTCACCGCCACCCGGTGGAGTGGGTGAATCTCCGAGTGACGGGCATCGGCCCCATCCCGCGGCCGGTGCTTCCGCGCCTGCCGGAAGGCGACGGCGACGCGACGCGCGCGCGCACGGGCGACCGGCCGGTCGTGTTCGAGGGTGCCGCCGCCGGCGCGCAGGTCTACGCCCGCGAACGGCTGCTCGCCGGCGACGTGATCGTCGGCCCGGCGATCGTCGAGGAGTTCGGCTCCACCGTGCCGATCCACCCCGGCTTCCAGGCCCGCGTGGACGGCCTCGCCAACCTCGTGGTCGAGCGCGACAGGAGCGACCGATG
- a CDS encoding xanthine dehydrogenase family protein subunit M: MKPPVFAYHAPRSLDEALALLGELGDDGKVLAGGQSLVPMLNMRLVAPAALVDIRHLDALDTVEVDGDRVRVGARVTHRRLEGDDEVAFAVPLLREALRLVAHPVIRNRGTSVGSIVHADPAAEMPAVVALLDARLELRSSDGVRSVTGAEAFTGPLESALRPGELATAVEFAVPDPGTGMAIEELARRHGDYALAGVCARIDLDDDRRVRSAQGAFFGVGGLPERIELTDTLAGQSADALRPADATAFAREAIDPDDDIHATAAYRRHLAGVLLERALVRAAAAAGTDTEVRA, translated from the coding sequence GTGAAACCGCCGGTGTTCGCCTACCACGCCCCCCGCTCGCTCGACGAGGCGCTGGCGCTGCTGGGCGAGCTCGGCGATGACGGCAAGGTCCTCGCCGGCGGTCAGAGCCTGGTTCCGATGCTCAACATGCGCCTGGTCGCGCCGGCCGCGCTCGTGGACATCCGCCACCTCGACGCGCTGGACACCGTCGAGGTGGACGGCGACCGGGTCCGCGTCGGTGCCCGCGTCACCCACCGTCGTCTCGAGGGCGACGACGAGGTGGCGTTCGCGGTGCCGCTGCTGCGCGAGGCCCTGCGGCTGGTCGCCCATCCGGTCATCCGCAACCGTGGCACGAGTGTCGGCTCGATCGTCCACGCCGACCCCGCCGCGGAGATGCCGGCGGTCGTGGCACTCCTGGACGCCCGACTCGAGTTGCGCAGCAGCGACGGCGTCCGTTCCGTCACGGGCGCCGAAGCGTTCACCGGTCCGCTGGAGTCGGCGCTGCGGCCCGGCGAGCTGGCCACCGCCGTGGAGTTCGCCGTCCCGGACCCGGGGACCGGCATGGCGATCGAGGAACTGGCGCGGCGGCACGGCGACTACGCGCTGGCCGGCGTGTGCGCGCGGATCGACCTGGACGACGACCGCAGGGTTCGCAGCGCGCAGGGGGCCTTCTTCGGCGTGGGCGGTCTGCCCGAGCGCATCGAGCTCACCGACACCCTGGCGGGCCAGTCCGCCGACGCGCTGCGCCCGGCCGACGCGACGGCGTTCGCGCGCGAGGCCATCGATCCCGACGACGACATCCACGCCACGGCCGCCTACCGCCGCCACCTGGCCGGCGTCCTCCTCGAGCGGGCACTGGTCCGGGCCGCCGCGGCTGCCGGAACCGACACGGAGGTGCGCGCGTGA
- a CDS encoding carbon monoxide dehydrogenase subunit G, protein MKISGTYTVAAPRQQVWDALQDPAVLARTIPGCEALEVTGDDTYAATVTAGVASVKGTYQGRVQLSDRQEPSNYRLRAEGAGAPGTIRADAVIDLAEQGDGTTAVTFDADAVIGGMIGGVGQRMLAGVAKKTAGEFFAAVERELLHGPAAAAAPAVGGDARAATTAEVGQVFAGRAAAGGSGSRLPELLAAFGLGALVALAGVLVGRRLRP, encoded by the coding sequence GTGAAGATCTCCGGTACCTACACCGTGGCGGCGCCGCGTCAGCAGGTCTGGGACGCGCTGCAGGATCCCGCCGTCCTCGCCCGCACCATCCCCGGCTGCGAGGCACTGGAGGTGACGGGCGACGACACCTACGCCGCCACGGTCACCGCCGGTGTCGCGAGCGTCAAGGGCACCTACCAGGGGCGGGTCCAGCTCTCGGACCGGCAGGAGCCGTCGAACTACCGCCTCCGGGCCGAGGGAGCCGGCGCGCCCGGCACCATCCGCGCCGATGCGGTGATCGACCTGGCCGAGCAGGGTGACGGCACCACGGCCGTCACCTTCGACGCCGACGCCGTGATCGGCGGCATGATCGGCGGCGTCGGGCAGCGGATGCTGGCCGGCGTCGCGAAGAAGACAGCGGGCGAGTTCTTCGCCGCCGTCGAACGCGAGCTGCTGCACGGCCCGGCGGCGGCCGCGGCTCCCGCCGTCGGGGGGGACGCCCGGGCCGCCACCACCGCCGAGGTCGGCCAGGTCTTCGCCGGCCGTGCCGCGGCGGGCGGGTCCGGCAGCCGGCTGCCGGAGCTGCTGGCCGCGTTCGGGCTCGGCGCGCTCGTCGCGCTCGCCGGCGTGCTGGTCGGCCGGCGCCTGCGGCCGTGA
- a CDS encoding PAS domain-containing protein translates to MLDDVTGAAIGLFMALEDGAVVLEVLDDDLRIVAVNPAMAALFGIDAASLRGRLGSELYPPAELADVVRRARETLAGGHPTDYEAVRELPQGRRVVRASMIPVGGDRILAYGRDVSDQVEATRKLEELETLADIGSWDWNLIDDTLQWSAQYRRIIGLREDEPASMDRVLELIHPDDLDRVTGRIDLVSSGRDVVRGVTYRVVRPDGEVRVVQGRGEVVTDDAGNPIRMFGTVQDVTDVHRAEEDRQRLQRAIEGQRQALELNDNVVQGLSAAWLAFELGQVDEGVALVRRTTSDAQELVTTALREAARDEPIGPGDLARAAPANVESPDR, encoded by the coding sequence GTGTTGGACGACGTGACCGGGGCCGCCATCGGCCTGTTCATGGCGCTCGAGGACGGAGCCGTCGTGCTCGAGGTCCTCGACGACGACCTGCGCATCGTCGCGGTCAATCCGGCGATGGCGGCGCTGTTCGGCATCGATGCCGCGTCGCTGCGGGGGCGCCTGGGGAGCGAGCTGTATCCCCCGGCGGAGCTGGCCGACGTCGTGCGGCGCGCCCGCGAGACCCTCGCCGGCGGTCACCCGACCGACTACGAGGCGGTCCGTGAGCTGCCCCAGGGACGCCGGGTGGTCCGCGCGTCGATGATCCCGGTCGGCGGCGATCGGATCCTTGCCTACGGGCGCGACGTCTCCGACCAGGTCGAGGCGACCCGCAAGCTCGAAGAGCTCGAGACGCTCGCCGACATCGGCAGCTGGGACTGGAACCTCATCGACGACACGCTGCAATGGTCGGCGCAGTACCGGCGCATCATCGGACTCCGCGAGGACGAGCCGGCGTCGATGGACCGGGTCCTCGAACTGATCCATCCCGACGACCTCGATCGGGTGACAGGTCGGATCGATCTGGTCAGCAGCGGCCGGGACGTGGTGCGCGGCGTGACCTACCGGGTCGTGCGGCCCGACGGTGAGGTCCGCGTCGTGCAGGGTCGGGGCGAGGTGGTCACCGACGACGCCGGCAACCCGATCCGGATGTTCGGCACGGTCCAGGACGTCACCGACGTACACCGCGCCGAGGAGGATCGGCAGCGGTTGCAGCGCGCGATCGAGGGCCAACGCCAGGCCCTGGAACTCAACGACAACGTCGTGCAGGGGCTGTCGGCGGCGTGGCTGGCCTTCGAGCTCGGGCAGGTCGACGAAGGCGTCGCGCTGGTCCGTCGCACCACCAGCGACGCGCAGGAGCTGGTGACCACGGCCCTGCGCGAGGCGGCCCGCGACGAACCCATCGGTCCGGGCGACCTCGCCCGCGCCGCGCCCGCCAACGTCGAGAGCCCGGACCGATGA